The stretch of DNA AGTAGTGAGTGCGCAGGAGCTCCGCGACGTCATCTGAGAGGGCTCTATCCACTGGGGGGGCTCGGAAGCTCCACCTCACGCTCCCCCATAGCCCTGagaagctgccgctgttgcttgGCATGGCGACAGTGGCGGCATGGGGATCGCTCTTCTCGGCGGTGAAGGCGTCGTAGAGCACGGGGTAGGCGTACTGGGTGATGCTCAGGCCACCCACAAACTGAAAGAGAATCTGAGGTGCCGTGCGGTACATCGGGcacaggaaaagaaaaggaggctTCCTTTCGAGTGTATATcagtgtgggtgggtgggtgtagggggggggggtgaaaggaggagagggggggtgcagagaagaggaggaggggggaaggtaGTGAGAAGGTGGCGCGTGttgatgagcagcggcagcagtaaCATCCCGCAACAGCctggaagaaaaggggagtgCAGAGAAGGAAGCTGTGCCTACTTCACCCCGTGTGT from Leishmania panamensis strain MHOM/PA/94/PSC-1 chromosome 1 sequence encodes:
- a CDS encoding hypothetical protein (TriTrypDB/GeneDB-style sysID: LpmP.01.0230); the protein is MYRTAPQILFQFVGGLSITQYAYPVLYDAFTAEKSDPHAATVAMPSNSGSFSGLWGSVRWSFRAPPVDRALSDDVAELLRTHYWFASAVLLLAVVSGGAPSLLGSGLSVYCNGGPEGKARYSRLKQQLRNFSEKGNHV